A window of the Chloroflexota bacterium genome harbors these coding sequences:
- a CDS encoding Gfo/Idh/MocA family oxidoreductase: MVQRKVKAAVIGVGLIGEQHAEAYHEYPRSELVYVMDLDPERARVVGERFGCRFTTDIEEVAASEAEVVSVATPDFAHFQPVMRMIEAGKHVVVEKPLATSAREARQMAEAARRRGVKMTVNLGLRWNPGLLTVRDSIRSGEIGDPVMAHVRLADTIWVPRQMLSWAGKSGPQWFLFAHTMDLFRWFLGQEAQEVYAVGVKRVLAAEGIDAFDAIQAVVRFEQTFVTFETAWILPEAWPDIVEFEMTVYGSQGRLHFDGKRQGFELSSDKFGKHMFTRPALWQRFKLPPTWWGALRSLVDCVLDGGEPAVPVEDGVSVTAMIEAVERSIRERRPIAPASLLASA, from the coding sequence ATGGTTCAGCGAAAGGTGAAGGCCGCCGTCATCGGCGTGGGGCTGATCGGCGAGCAGCACGCCGAGGCCTACCACGAGTATCCGCGTTCGGAGCTGGTCTACGTCATGGACCTCGACCCGGAGCGGGCCAGGGTTGTCGGGGAGCGGTTCGGGTGCCGGTTCACCACGGACATCGAGGAGGTCGCCGCCTCGGAGGCGGAGGTGGTGAGCGTGGCCACCCCGGACTTCGCCCACTTCCAGCCGGTCATGCGGATGATCGAGGCGGGGAAGCATGTGGTGGTGGAGAAGCCGCTGGCGACCAGTGCTCGGGAGGCCCGGCAGATGGCGGAGGCGGCCCGCCGGCGGGGCGTCAAGATGACCGTGAACCTGGGGCTGCGCTGGAATCCCGGGCTCCTCACCGTGCGGGACTCCATCCGCTCGGGGGAGATCGGCGACCCCGTCATGGCGCACGTGCGGCTGGCCGATACCATCTGGGTGCCCCGGCAGATGCTCTCCTGGGCGGGGAAGTCCGGCCCGCAATGGTTCCTCTTCGCCCATACGATGGACTTGTTCCGGTGGTTCCTGGGGCAGGAGGCGCAGGAGGTGTATGCCGTCGGGGTGAAGCGAGTGTTGGCGGCCGAGGGGATCGACGCCTTTGATGCCATTCAGGCCGTCGTCCGATTCGAGCAGACCTTCGTCACCTTTGAGACTGCCTGGATCTTGCCCGAGGCCTGGCCGGACATCGTGGAGTTTGAGATGACGGTCTACGGGAGCCAGGGGCGGTTGCACTTTGACGGCAAGCGGCAGGGCTTCGAGCTCTCCTCGGATAAGTTCGGGAAGCACATGTTCACCCGGCCGGCGCTGTGGCAGCGCTTCAAGCTGCCGCCGACGTGGTGGGGCGCGTTGCGCAGCCTGGTGGACTGTGTCCTGGACGGCGGCGAGCCGGCCGTCCCCGTGGAGGATGGCGTGTCCGTGACGGCCATGATCGAGGCGGTGGAGCGATCGATCCGGGAGCGTCGCCCCATCGCCCCCGCGTCCCTCCTGGCGTCGGCGTGA